From a single Streptomyces liliifuscus genomic region:
- a CDS encoding C40 family peptidase — MEEPLIPVVPMSHTAHIRSHRKPRPRSSSALAMRAGVAGGVLSTLAVAGAAGSANAAEPVTQTIELPTLTADMTAQVAESAEVTQQAAADYQLRAERDAAAAKAAKQAKADLADAKKKAEAKQKAEDARKAAAERATRSSERTTLTSTSADSDVPAPASGSVGTVINFLKAQLGDAYVMGASGPDAWDCSSLVQAAYKQVGVDLPRVSQDQSVAGTPVSLSNVQVGDILYWGGAGSAYHVGVYIGNGQYLDAANPSKGVVIQDLSGYPASGAVRVL; from the coding sequence ATGGAGGAGCCCCTGATACCGGTTGTCCCTATGTCCCACACCGCTCACATACGCAGCCACCGGAAACCCCGGCCTCGCAGCAGCTCGGCGCTCGCGATGCGCGCCGGAGTTGCCGGTGGCGTCCTCAGCACCCTGGCAGTGGCCGGTGCGGCCGGATCGGCGAACGCTGCCGAGCCGGTGACCCAGACCATCGAGCTGCCCACCCTCACGGCCGACATGACCGCCCAGGTCGCGGAGTCCGCGGAGGTCACCCAGCAGGCCGCGGCCGACTACCAGCTTCGGGCCGAGCGCGACGCGGCCGCCGCCAAGGCCGCCAAGCAGGCCAAGGCGGACCTCGCCGACGCCAAGAAGAAGGCGGAGGCCAAGCAGAAGGCCGAGGACGCCCGCAAGGCCGCCGCCGAGCGCGCCACCCGGTCCTCCGAGCGGACCACGCTCACCTCGACGTCGGCCGACAGTGACGTCCCCGCCCCCGCGAGCGGCAGCGTCGGCACGGTCATCAACTTCCTCAAGGCGCAGCTCGGTGACGCCTACGTCATGGGCGCCAGCGGCCCGGACGCATGGGACTGCTCCAGCCTGGTGCAGGCCGCGTACAAGCAGGTCGGCGTGGACCTGCCGCGCGTCTCCCAGGACCAGTCCGTGGCCGGCACCCCGGTCTCGCTGTCCAACGTCCAGGTCGGCGACATCCTCTACTGGGGTGGCGCGGGCTCGGCGTACCACGTGGGTGTCTACATCGGTAACGGCCAGTACCTGGACGCCGCGAACCCCTCGAAGGGTGTCGTCATCCAGGACCTGTCGGGCTACCCGGCGAGCGGCGCGGTACGCGTGCTCTGA